Genomic window (Cucumis sativus cultivar 9930 chromosome 2, Cucumber_9930_V3, whole genome shotgun sequence):
CGTAAATTAAggatattgattttttttttttttttttgactcTGTTTCTTTCaccataaatgaattaaaattgtgGGCAGGAGCAAGTTGTCACTCTTTCCCatcaaatgataaataatacGTAAAAATTGTTGTGATATTGATCAGAAGCACACAACAGAATtttggatagaaagaaaaatataatataacaataataataaataaataaattactaaaataaaattctttaaaaaaaaaaaaacctcttaACTTTTTCCATTATCCCcaaaagtatttgaaattttttgtgtGAAATTAGGAGATCTGTGAAAGACCTAGGTAGATGGTGAattaaatgaacaataattaTGGTGTGTTGTCTTAAGACACATAGACAACTAAATAGATAGTTATATTTTGACACATATAAAAGATGAACatctatttataatataaatttattatgtcATATTGTTTGGAAggactatttttttaaaaccaacaaAGTTGATTATGAtgtttatattgttatttaccacaaattatttttgtgaCTTATCAATTTGTAAACAACCAGTTGAATAAAAATAGCAATAGAAGTTCTAACCTTGAATACTTAGGTTTGAGAGGTGGATATTTAAtagatttctaaattttatcaaatatgtaAATGTAACATACTCATCATCAACCTTagcttttatatttatataatatctCTAGTGAACTTTCTAAGTATTTAATAGATTATGAGGACTAATTTCAATAAACTATCTCAAGTTTatgtataaaaacaaaaagaattttgtGTCTAATAGAATTACAAGAAACTAATagcaatatatatttaaaaaaattattatactaaatgaaaaatcattttagtaCCACTTAGTACCTTGCAATTTCGAGTTATGAGAACAATGTCgatattacatatataatcaAAGTCATTAGTGTtgcatataatttaaaaataataattaaagaatggTTTATAAATAGTCATATGAGAATTCCAAATGAAACGAGCATGTAGCATGTGAAAAACTCTTAATTAACCTTACTAAACTCTTAATTAACCTTACTTCTAGcatgtttaattaaactataaattctattattttgtagtgatttaaatatcataGTGTGATATACATTCAACATACCACAACATTGTAAGAATATAACTTATATGCaagtcaattagaataattcaaataagaGAACGAGTTGATAGATCAAACCTTGGAGAGACGCATGCAACATGATTCAACACAAATGAGATTTGATCACGCCAACCTATTGGATTTATGTTTatctcaaaaaagaaattgaatataCTTGCTGAGCCAAACAATAACTTTAAGGTCCTCTCACActattgaaaatcaaattaattaattgttaataaatattcTATTGGTACAATATCTCCctaaaattcatcaacaacttTGATCCATATCTCCCATAGTTTCATCCATAACAAGCCTTCTAGACCTATTTATTGTAtgaaaacacaaatatatatgttgttgAAGCTCCTTCATTTGCTCAACAATGGCTTCATCTTCTACGACAAACTCCTTCAATATCTCACACCTTGATCTGCTGCTTCTCATCCACATCTCTCCCACTGCTCTCAAATGCTCCACCTCCACGTCAAGCCTGGCAGCCATCCGACTCAACGTGTCCAAATCATTCATCGTAATATACGTCCCTCTCGCTGCAATCTCCATTTGCTGGAGAGACGTCTCCGGCGTAAAAGGGAGCTTATAATCTCTCTTaaccttcttcttcaataAGCCCACAAAGCAAGCAATCAATAACCCGGGCGCTGCCACGATGCCCACGAGACTGTGCAAAGCCAGAAGTAGTAGAGCCACCAGAACCGCCGCGTTTGATATCAATAAACAACCTTTGGCTACTCTCTTCCTTATTCTTTTCAACCTGGTTTAGAATATATTATGATCAATATATGttgtttaatatttactttgaTCCAAAAGATTTAAAACAATGCAAGGTTGCGCAAATTGGGTAGTAGTTTCTTTTTACGTACTTCTAGTTCAAACAATTGCATGTGCTGTCAAGGCTACGGCCATTATTCAactatcaatatttaaaatagtaatcGATGTTTTATCTATTTTGATTAAcgtaaaatgaatttttagttTACCTCACAAGACACAACCATTAGAAGTTAAAAGTTCAAGAtcgaaatcaaaattaaaaagtaagaattttttaccattaaaagtttaagaacttgtatttttttaaaaaaacactaaaaaaatttaagaacttgttgaattttttttaaaacactaaagtccataattatatttgacatgcaaatttaaaagttcaagatcgataaaaaacaaaactcttCAACCGGTAGGacctaattaaaatttacaatttaaactTACCTCAACTTTCTTCGAGTTTCATTCTGCTTGCTTGCAAGTTTCTGCAACAACTCAGAATGAGATTCATGCAACGCAAGAAACCGACTCCCAATTTGATTAAGAATGgagaaattagggtttttcaaacgagagaaaaaagaagacaataTTAACGGATCATCCTCCCCATAAACACGGCCATGATTACCATTGTCGTCATCGCCCGCCCTTAAAGCCATTGTAGTAAGCTTGACAGTAGCATTGACAAGAATGTGGTGattgattttagtttgattCAAAGCTTGAAGAAGAAGTTGGCAAGTTTCGAAAGCTTCAAAGCTAGCTTggaaatattgaattaaaagaTCATGGTCGTGGACATGGCCGCCATTGGAGGTGATGTTGTGAAGAAGCATATCTTGATCTGGCTCGAGAAGACATGATATTAATGACGATGGTGATGATGTGTTGTTGGTTATTGCTGTGAATTCAACGTAAGAGTTTGTTCTAAAGGCTGCTTGGTATTCTTCGTTAAGGTTTAACTTGTTGGATAAGGCATTTGCATTAGCCTTGTTCTTTTTTGATGATGATCTCTCTCTACCTGTGTGTGaccaaaattaataaaatcaaattaaaatacacattgtattatatatatatccacaCACATATCAAGATCAAAACCCACAAGCAAAATCTAATATActtaacattaattaaattatatttgaaacttttagatttgtttgtttgtttgtttttaattttgaattttacgTGTAATAGTTTTTTGGATCAAGATTGATATacaattgaattttatgtttaatgtgactaaaattttaattttgtataatagtttcttaaacttttttttagtgaaTTATATTTCACcaatatgtttaaaatatattcttttcttatcCAAGGTTTTTGGCATATTGTTCGGTGGACGACGACGTCCACCGGAAATATTTCTAAACCCATTTGGcattatctaaaataattttggttaatttaataggttataacaaaaaagaaaaagataagtttgataaattttagtatgttttctttataaataatttcaatattttgctattttaaatactttgtaaatagttttaatatttcttttaaaaatattctttttttataatgtcATCCAAAAGAAATACTACTAAAAaaccttttctattttatgtttggATTGTAATTCAAagattattttagaaaacaaaaggattgaatataaaattacaaaaactaattttctttcttgtttataTAGTCTATAGAAACAAAAGTACCCAATAACAAAAAGACGAGAGAGTTCATTGTCATTGAGAAAAATCAGTACTCGAAGGATTGTTTTTGTGATTAGtggtttgttttcaaaaacataaaaatgaaaaataaaagaggaacTAAAATAGGGTggatatatgaatatatatattataaggtTTTAGCTGACCTTTAAGAATAGAGATGGCAGATCTGAGGGATGTCCATACAGAAGAAGTTTTCATCTAAGGGAACACATAACATAAGATAacagaaacaaagaaagaagagaatagTTGATctctgtttttatttctttctttatataaaagaagagaaagggttttgattgaattaatttggtgtaatgtaatgtaatgtGTTTGTTAATTATAGATAGGAGGAGTCCATAAGAAACGGAGAAGGAAGGGCACGTGGCAGGTGGCTGTTGAGGCTGCACcattgcttttattttatcacTTTCTCTACACGTTATCCTCCCTCACACGCACCACCCTCCGCCTCTTATACACaccctcttcttttcttttttattctctttatttcctcaattaaatttaatttcatccatatgtttcaaacatataatacttgtaaaaaataattaaatccatCCAATAAAATAACTCTTAATTTTCAACCATTCAAAACTATTCAAtctctatttattaatttgtttgtgttaTACTTctccacattttttttctgatGGATGTGagattttcacttttttttttatccgcTTTTAAgagaataattgaaatttatttgagtACGATGTATAATTCTTACTGTATTGACATTGTTTTCAAgataattatatgaattttaacGTAATTTTACGGCTTTAAGATtaaaacacttcaaaatcataaatttatctaaaattaagacttttgaatcaaaattCGAGATAGGGTTGTAAGTAAGGTAATCCTCAAAAAGGTAAGTTAATCTAATATGGATGACTATtacaagaaattgaagaaaaaaatattgttttccCAAATTTGATAGGTGGTTgtcttttaattcattttatgtttcattcaaactcaaaatcatttatgtttgaaaaatcatttttaatggaggttgcttttacttttatagTTACAAGCATATTGTGATTTTAGTGATGTAAAATTGATCACTTTTTAACTGTTAAGTTAATATACTAATGAAATATCAAAAGGTTTAGATAATGTTAGACTCCAAGCCTAAACATACAATGTCAAGTGAACTTAGATATAAGACACATCATAAAACTAGAGAATGTGTGtcgaattaaattaaattacaattgccaatagaaaaatagagtTAATTACTTAGATTTTTGTGCTTGAAATCAACTATGGATAGAAGTTTTTATTGATAAGATAAATGGAGCCAAATATTTACGAGTTTATTGTTTGAAGAATTCATGCTTaactaaatcaaatatatttcttttttattaacaatgaCTTTCACTAGTATAAATTACCCTCCAACTCTTTTACGGATGAAAACACatagtttgaaatttgaactCTACAAGCAATTTTGGTAAATAATACTGGAAGGATATGTGTTTTCACTTGAAAATCACTTTCTAAGCATATTTTAAAACCGAATCAATCACACTGGTTTTTTTACATCAATTTGCGTAAGTTTATGAGGAAAACTCTAAACGTACAcattggaaaagaaataaagatgTGACGTATGTGTGAAACATAGTTGTTGTATGTCTTCTTACTAACAACCTCACTCtcataaatttatattctttagtttatgatttattttcacaagctatttagtatatatttacttaaaCAACTCATAAGCAAGCAATTTGaaataagtattttttcttagaaatCTAACTACGACATTAGGAGTTGTTTTGAGACACCGGCCAACTTCTATAGTCGTGGAGTTCTTATTACCCACAATATTTTCAGAATTAGGACACCGACCTTGGAGTGtataactatttataaatacgACTTCAAACCTTTATTGATATAGTGTCattattcattctttttttttttgttacatttttccTTACTTTTTATCTAAACACAAATAACTTACATTGTAAATACAAACTAAGAAAGATTACAATACTTTGCACCTCCAACACTaaccattattattaatcCACGACTACAGTAATTAACTAAACAAcactaaaattttgatgatattaGATTTGAGTAGCAAATGtattgtatataaaaaagaaaaaatagatttagaagtaaaaagaatagaccttattatttaattttttaaaaaggtttgtgtcctaaaccctaaagtacAAGAAATTGGGATTCAGCTATTTCAGCGCCAATTTATCGCAGAATTCCGATGATGGGAAGCTGGTGACGGCGGTGTGAAGTTGTCGGAGCGGGCAACGcaaggaggaagaagaaattttcatattctcaaGAACCACGCGGTAGCTAAGATGACTCTTCACTCCATTTTGATTCAGAAGCTATTGTGCACCAACGCCCATGTTGGTCGTCGAGTTGCCACTCACCATTTCAAGCTATATACTTATGGGTTCCGCAATCGAATGGCCATCATTGACTCCgataaaaccctaatttgcaTGCGCCATGCCTTGAACTTCATTGGCTCATTGGTCCGCCTGAAAGGTCGTTTCATGTTCGTTAACACCAATTGGCTTTTCGATGAGATCATTGAAGAAATGACGAAGAAGATTGGGTGTTACAGGCCTAGCGACAATGCACTTTGGAAGATGAGTGGAATTCTCACTAATAGTGGAAGTCCTAAGAAGTTCAGGTCGAGGCGTAAGAAGCTCTTTTTTGGACCAACTCAACCGCCCGACTGTTTGGTGGTTATTGATACGGAGAGAAAATCGTCAGTGATTTTGGAGGCAGACAGATTGCAGATTCCGATTGTGGGTCTTGTTAACTCGAGCATGCCATTGGAGATCTATAAGAAGATTGCTTATCCTATTCCGGCCAATGATTCTGTTCAATTTATCTATTTGTTCTGTAACTTGATAACGAAGACCTTCCTTTACGAACAGAAGCGACTGTCTTCTGCTAAAGCAGTTGCTGTCGAAGAGGAACTTCCCAAAGCTCAACCAAGGTACCATTTTCAGTTGTTTTAGAACtcttttttagttgtttatttatgaaattgagattttttGTTCGTCATTTTTAAGAGAGGGATTGGATCGCAGAGAGGAGCAGATGAAAATCGATGATGTTTCGAAGAAAGAAGTGCTTCTTGTTCCCTATGAAAGTCTAGCGCCTCTGCCAGATGGTACCCTGTTGCTTCTGCTTCTCgattaaggaaaaaaagttacaTTATGGAAATAAATTTAACGTCTAATAGTTCTATATGACTTGATGTTGTAGACATAGCAGATACTAAAAATCTTTTGGACAAGCTCGTTGTTTTGAAGTTCAATGGAGCTTTGGGCACAACTATGGGTTTTAATGGGTCCAAGTAAGCGTCATTCTTATTTCCCAAACCAAATACAGTACAGAGgacattttaaagtttgtgGGTTTTTGTGATTCGAATTTGAAGAATGCATATCTTAGCTTATGTAGTTATTCTGTACGTTTTACAGAGATGAAGCTCACTATGAATCTATGATTGCATTATTCATTCAATGGCTTAATCCCAGTTCTCGTGATTTAGTGGTTGTAGTGTATAATAGTTGTTGTGAAGTATCTCCTTTACATAGAAATAATGTCAAGACTCGAACTTGCATGTTTTAAGCAATTAAGGGGTGCTTGAATATCCGTAATGGGATTGGAATGCATTGTAATGTAATCCAAAATTCATGTCTGGATGGAGCTTTTTGAATCCGGACTGTAATATTAAACTCATTTTGTTCCATGAAGTTTTCACTTACACTCTATTCTTCATCGTTTTCACTTTTTAcgatttcatttttgttgcgCACTCAATTTGACACACATTTCAACACTCCTCTAACTCTCAGTAATCTGGATTACATTCCAGCTCCCCACAAACACCCCCTAAAAGTAGTGGACAATACAAATGTGAACTCTGGTAAATATATTCTGGTTGTCTGCGACTGTGCAAGGGTACTCTGTCTTTTTGTCTCTTTCAAATTATCTTTTGTGCCATCAATAAATTTTGCTTAGATTGCAAGGAggataaaatttatgaatcacgcttttgttttttctccattAAATCAACTCTGGGATTAAGAATGCTGTAACATCTTTCTTTCTGTATGACATCCTATTAGTTAGTTATCATTCTCCATCGGTATTTCTACCAGctcttcttgttctttttaattttccatttttatgaTGCTTCCCATAATCACTAGGCCTTTTTGATGTCGAATTTTGAAGGATGAGTAGTTTGCTATTCTTGTACTTCAAAAAATGTCTGccttatgttttctttcatcatctcaacgTTGGAAAGTTAATACTAGGCCTGGCATATGATCTATTTTGCAGATCTGCACTCAAAGTTTGTGGTGATTCAACTCCCCTTGACTTATTTGTTGAGCAAATTGAGGTcagtttcttaattattccTCTTGATAACTTAGTCAGTGATTCTCATTGTATCTACTTACAACTAATTGCAGCTACCATTCTAATTCTTCAGTTACTAAATGCAAAGTATGGATGCAAAGTTCCACTGTTTCTCTTGAATTCTGTCGAAACTCATGATGAGACATTGAAGGTGAAATCTGATACTATACCTTATAATTATCTTCACTTGGATATACCTTCAGTGTTCTGATTGTTATTTGTAATCTGTAGGCCGTGGAACAGTATAAGAAGTCTAGAATTGatgttcattctttaattcaGGTTTACGAATCTAGAGCTTATTTCTCagctttatattatatatgaatataagACATATAAAGCCACATTTGAGCTTGCGCTTAAAATTCTGTTTATATATCAGGAACAAAAGCTGCAGCAGGATTTATCTCAAAAACCACAGGAACATGATGATTTGTAAGTAGTACTCATTGATAGAAAGTCATGAATTTTTTGTTAGACAAGATACAAGAGTTTGGTAAAGTTATTGCaactttttcctctttctaaGACTAAGAAATGGAAGTACACCATATCAGTACTAGTTATACTTCAGAGCATGTCTTTTCCTACTGTTCTTATTCCTCTCGGATTTGGAGTAAACTTCatcaggaaaaaaaagagagagaagccAACTTGATGATAGGCAAACCAGTAGTTATTTCTTGTATGAGACAATGATTTATGTGTAATTTTTGTAAGTTACTTGTCATATTGAAGTCATAGTTTGACCAATAATCTTCTTCCATCAACTGCATATGCTTCTCTTCTGAACAACAATCTTCTTCTGAAAACCAATCTTCAATATGCTGTATACTTGCTCTCTTAATAATTTAGAGAATTTGCatattctctatttttcaaGCAGCATATTTTTCTGCATTACAGCTTTCCATTAAGGGAAAGTAGGTACAAGAGAAGGAAAGATAATAAGGGTGTGGCCGTGTGGGCTCTTGATATTGGTTCGTTCAATTAAACTGTGGTGCACACTGTTTTGAGTTATTTTCCACTTGTCCTGTGTTAACTCCCATGCTTTAGGAactagtttttctttaatttacaCCCTTGATACCCTTTCCAGTTTCCAGGGTAACTCACCAAAAACGAAACCTCACATTGATCATAAAAGGCATAAAATGAGATATGCACTGTGAGGTACCACTTGTCCACCttttttagataaataatTGGTTTGATAGCCTATTATGGTCTTTAATTAGATTGATTCTGAAAGTGATAGGCATGCATGGGTGCTCtgcaaaattttctttccttttatgcAAATAAATGCAGATTTCTTCTGTCAGTTATATTCTTACatcttttgtaaataataCCGTAGACCAATGGCCTCGTGTAATGATTTATATTTGGACAGGAAAAATGGAGAAACTTCATGTTTGTTCTGTGACTATTTGATCTGTCAAGAATTAGAGTTCAcctctttttatttcatgtGCAGGTACACTTCTGATCATGGCCCGCTGCTCCTTTCCTTACTGACTGGTGGAACTCTCGATGTACTATTATCAAAGGTTGGACTTTTATGCTTAATGTTAGCCAACTgacaatatattatattatgggAGATGGGTGagaatacatacatatattatatataaacgTTTGGAAAGCTGGAGGAATAGGGAAGAAGACAAGAAAGAGATTCCAACATCAATCTAATATTTCCTTTTGACTCATTTTCCAGGGTAAGGAGTTTGCTCTCATTGTTGGCTCAGATAATGTGGCTGCTGTTATTGACCCACGTATCCTTTCTTGTGATCTGatcttttttaatcataatgcaatgcttttttctttgaattatgATTTTCTTGACTGAATGATTTAgaaatcttaaattatttgatccAAAATAAGACCGAAATCTGCATGGAGGTATGCAACAAAGTTGCTCTATACTTGCTTCCTGAGTTCAACTCTTATAGCTTTCATTCTTATAGGTAACACCTACAGTAGCATTGGAGTCTAGTAGCCTCTCTAATTCAACTCCAGAGAGGTGTCAGGTTGGTATTGTCATGAAACATTTCAATCTTTCACCGGTATCTGTTGGACTTCCATTCCTGTTTTGACTTTTTCGCTTTGTTATTGCACATTCTTGTATTTGTATACATATGAGAGATGGAGTACTGATGTGAGTTTGAAACTTGGGTATTAAATTGACTGAATTCTTTGTGATAGTTTATGGCTCACTACCTCTGGGTGGTGTTGTGGTCACCagaatttcttttgtaattattgtcGTACTAGGATCCTTTGCAACTAGAAGCGCTTCTTTTGGGCCCTTGCCCTTTGGCTGTTCATTtgttaattgtatt
Coding sequences:
- the LOC101214883 gene encoding UTP--glucose-1-phosphate uridylyltransferase isoform X3, which encodes MTLHSILIQKLLCTNAHVGRRVATHHFKLYTYGFRNRMAIIDSDKTLICMRHALNFIGSLVRLKGRFMFVNTNWLFDEIIEEMTKKIGCYRPSDNALWKMSGILTNSGSPKKFRSRRKKLFFGPTQPPDCLVVIDTERKSSVILEADRLQIPIVGLVNSSMPLEIYKKIAYPIPANDSVQFIYLFCNLITKTFLYEQKRLSSAKAVAVEEELPKAQPREGLDRREEQMKIDDVSKKEVLLVPYESLAPLPDDIADTKNLLDKLVVLKFNGALGTTMGFNGSKSALKVCGDSTPLDLFVEQIELLNAKYGCKVPLFLLNSVETHDETLKAVEQYKKSRIDVHSLIQEQKLQQDLSQKPQEHDDLYTSDHGPLLLSLLTGGTLDVLLSKGKEFALIVGSDNVAAVIDPQILNYLIQNKTEICMELADIALDSSQQMDKYKFSDTRNLWLNLTAVKRLVDTNTLKIGNSFSEVGSSDQMLRQNTAVRSMIKLFDRAVGVNVPHSRSLQLSSTSDLLLLQSDLYSFNKGLVVRNAARASPVNPSIDLGPEFEKIYDFQSRFKSIPSIVELDSLTVRGDVWFGSGVTLKGKVSVVAKPGVKLEIPDGVVIENQEINDPADIKQ
- the LOC101214883 gene encoding UTP--glucose-1-phosphate uridylyltransferase isoform X2, with the translated sequence MTLHSILIQKLLCTNAHVGRRVATHHFKLYTYGFRNRMAIIDSDKTLICMRHALNFIGSLVRLKGRFMFVNTNWLFDEIIEEMTKKIGCYRPSDNALWKMSGILTNSGSPKKFRSRRKKLFFGPTQPPDCLVVIDTERKSSVILEADRLQIPIVGLVNSSMPLEIYKKIAYPIPANDSVQFIYLFCNLITKTFLYEQKRLSSAKAVAVEEELPKAQPREEQMKIDDVSKKEVLLVPYESLAPLPDDIADTKNLLDKLVVLKFNGALGTTMGFNGSKSALKVCGDSTPLDLFVEQIELLNAKYGCKVPLFLLNSVETHDETLKAVEQYKKSRIDVHSLIQEQKLQQDLSQKPQEHDDLYTSDHGPLLLSLLTGGTLDVLLSKGKEFALIVGSDNVAAVIDPQILNYLIQNKTEICMEVTPTVALESSSLSNSTPERCQLADIALDSSQQMDKYKFSDTRNLWLNLTAVKRLVDTNTLKIGNSFSEVGSSDQMLRQNTAVRSMIKLFDRAVGVNVPHSRSLQLSSTSDLLLLQSDLYSFNKGLVVRNAARASPVNPSIDLGPEFEKIYDFQSRFKSIPSIVELDSLTVRGDVWFGSGVTLKGKVSVVAKPGVKLEIPDGVVIENQEINDPADIKQ
- the LOC101214883 gene encoding ribosomal protein S2, mitochondrial isoform X4; its protein translation is MTLHSILIQKLLCTNAHVGRRVATHHFKLYTYGFRNRMAIIDSDKTLICMRHALNFIGSLVRLKGRFMFVNTNWLFDEIIEEMTKKIGCYRPSDNALWKMSGILTNSGSPKKFRSRRKKLFFGPTQPPDCLVVIDTERKSSVILEADRLQIPIVGLVNSSMPLEIYKKIAYPIPANDSVQFIYLFCNLITKTFLYEQKRLSSAKAVAVEEELPKAQPREGLDRREEQMKIDDVSKKEVLLVPYESLAPLPDDIADTKNLLDKLVVLKFNGALGTTMGFNGSKSALKVCGDSTPLDLFVEQIELPF
- the LOC101214163 gene encoding UPF0496 protein At1g20180, coding for MKTSSVWTSLRSAISILKGRERSSSKKNKANANALSNKLNLNEEYQAAFRTNSYVEFTAITNNTSSPSSLISCLLEPDQDMLLHNITSNGGHVHDHDLLIQYFQASFEAFETCQLLLQALNQTKINHHILVNATVKLTTMALRAGDDDNGNHGRVYGEDDPLILSSFFSRLKNPNFSILNQIGSRFLALHESHSELLQKLASKQNETRRKLRLKRIRKRVAKGCLLISNAAVLVALLLLALHSLVGIVAAPGLLIACFVGLLKKKVKRDYKLPFTPETSLQQMEIAARGTYITMNDLDTLSRMAARLDVEVEHLRAVGEMWMRSSRSRCEILKEFVVEDEAIVEQMKELQQHIYLCFHTINRSRRLVMDETMGDMDQSC
- the LOC101214883 gene encoding UTP--glucose-1-phosphate uridylyltransferase isoform X1: MTLHSILIQKLLCTNAHVGRRVATHHFKLYTYGFRNRMAIIDSDKTLICMRHALNFIGSLVRLKGRFMFVNTNWLFDEIIEEMTKKIGCYRPSDNALWKMSGILTNSGSPKKFRSRRKKLFFGPTQPPDCLVVIDTERKSSVILEADRLQIPIVGLVNSSMPLEIYKKIAYPIPANDSVQFIYLFCNLITKTFLYEQKRLSSAKAVAVEEELPKAQPREGLDRREEQMKIDDVSKKEVLLVPYESLAPLPDDIADTKNLLDKLVVLKFNGALGTTMGFNGSKSALKVCGDSTPLDLFVEQIELLNAKYGCKVPLFLLNSVETHDETLKAVEQYKKSRIDVHSLIQEQKLQQDLSQKPQEHDDLYTSDHGPLLLSLLTGGTLDVLLSKGKEFALIVGSDNVAAVIDPQILNYLIQNKTEICMEVTPTVALESSSLSNSTPERCQLADIALDSSQQMDKYKFSDTRNLWLNLTAVKRLVDTNTLKIGNSFSEVGSSDQMLRQNTAVRSMIKLFDRAVGVNVPHSRSLQLSSTSDLLLLQSDLYSFNKGLVVRNAARASPVNPSIDLGPEFEKIYDFQSRFKSIPSIVELDSLTVRGDVWFGSGVTLKGKVSVVAKPGVKLEIPDGVVIENQEINDPADIKQ